A region from the Thermanaeromonas toyohensis ToBE genome encodes:
- a CDS encoding glycerate kinase, with protein sequence MKRIIIAPDSFKESLDAPQVAKAIAAGVKKALPNVETVEVPLADGGEGLTATLVAATGGKLIETVVTGPLGEPVTARWGLLGDGHTAVVEMAQASGLPLVPKEKRNPLFTTTYGTGELIREALASGCQRLIVGIGGSATNDGGAGMAQALGVKLLDEAGRDIPWGAVGLEKLQHIDMQSLFPRVKEVEILVACDVDNPLCGPRGASAVYGPQKGATPEMIPRLDAALARLADIIARDLGIEVRDLPGAGAAGGLGAGLVAFLGATLRRGIELVMETVNLEGILAAGADLVITGEGEINRQTAYGKVPTGVAKVAGKYGIPVVALVGSIGEGAEAVYEHGIKAYMSIVPRPVPLSYCLENAATLLLDAAERLIRLLTVLSTG encoded by the coding sequence ATGAAGCGCATTATAATTGCCCCGGATTCTTTTAAGGAAAGCTTAGACGCGCCCCAGGTGGCTAAAGCCATCGCCGCCGGAGTAAAAAAAGCCCTTCCGAATGTGGAAACAGTGGAAGTTCCCCTGGCGGATGGGGGGGAGGGGCTTACGGCTACTTTAGTAGCCGCTACTGGAGGGAAACTTATAGAAACAGTTGTTACGGGGCCACTAGGCGAGCCAGTAACCGCCCGATGGGGTCTTTTGGGAGATGGCCACACAGCAGTGGTGGAGATGGCCCAGGCTTCTGGCCTTCCCCTTGTTCCTAAAGAAAAGCGCAACCCCCTTTTTACTACTACCTATGGAACAGGAGAGTTAATCCGCGAGGCTCTGGCTTCTGGGTGTCAACGGTTGATAGTAGGTATAGGAGGTAGCGCTACCAATGATGGCGGCGCGGGTATGGCCCAAGCCTTAGGGGTAAAGCTTTTAGATGAAGCTGGCCGCGACATCCCTTGGGGTGCCGTGGGGCTAGAGAAACTTCAGCATATTGATATGCAGAGCCTTTTCCCGCGGGTAAAAGAAGTAGAAATATTAGTAGCCTGCGATGTGGATAATCCCCTCTGCGGCCCGCGGGGGGCTTCGGCCGTGTATGGTCCTCAGAAGGGGGCTACCCCCGAAATGATACCTAGGTTAGATGCCGCCCTGGCCCGCCTCGCTGATATAATAGCCCGGGATTTGGGGATAGAGGTACGTGATCTTCCTGGCGCTGGGGCTGCCGGGGGCCTGGGTGCCGGGCTGGTGGCTTTTTTAGGGGCCACTTTACGTAGGGGCATTGAGCTAGTGATGGAAACTGTAAACCTGGAAGGGATCTTGGCAGCAGGGGCGGACCTAGTGATAACAGGAGAAGGCGAAATAAATCGGCAGACGGCTTATGGGAAAGTTCCTACTGGTGTGGCTAAGGTGGCCGGGAAATATGGTATTCCGGTGGTGGCCCTGGTAGGTTCCATCGGCGAAGGTGCCGAAGCCGTATATGAACATGGAATTAAAGCGTATATGAGCATAGTCCCCCGGCCGGTTCCCTTATCCTATTGCTTAGAAAATGCAGCTACTTTACTTCTTGATGCAGCCGAAAGGCTGATCCGCCTGCTCACCGTTCTATCCACTGGATAG
- a CDS encoding DUF6282 family protein: MLVNLQGAIDLHVHTYPCLFPRLCDDYTAVVAAAQAGMGGMVLKCHHESTVSRAREVGRQVEGFKVYGGIVLNTYVGGINPAAVEAALKMGGKIVWMPTIDAAYHARVHGSRGRYDVQEGGNTGRPGEQEGITIWDNEKNITPNTLEVLDLVAQYDAILGTSHLSPEEIYELVKAARGRGVKKILITHPFFKVPKLSLQELKELVELGAIAEFGYCTISPMWHYATIEEVFIALKTIGIENAVLMSDAGQRHNPFPHEALRIFAQCLYEKGLSEKEIRHLTVEKPAELLGEEVR; encoded by the coding sequence ATGCTGGTAAATCTTCAGGGTGCTATCGATCTCCATGTCCATACCTACCCTTGCCTATTCCCGCGGCTCTGCGATGATTACACGGCTGTGGTAGCTGCTGCCCAGGCGGGAATGGGGGGTATGGTGCTCAAATGTCATCATGAAAGCACCGTCTCCCGGGCCAGGGAGGTAGGCCGCCAGGTAGAAGGGTTTAAGGTTTATGGAGGGATAGTTCTAAATACTTATGTAGGCGGCATCAACCCGGCTGCCGTGGAAGCGGCCCTAAAGATGGGCGGTAAAATCGTCTGGATGCCTACTATTGATGCGGCCTACCACGCCAGGGTTCACGGCTCGCGGGGTAGATATGATGTACAGGAAGGGGGAAATACTGGCCGGCCAGGCGAACAGGAAGGAATTACCATATGGGATAACGAAAAGAATATTACTCCGAACACATTAGAAGTATTAGACTTGGTGGCCCAATATGATGCCATTTTAGGTACTAGCCATCTTTCTCCCGAGGAAATTTACGAATTAGTTAAAGCCGCACGGGGAAGAGGGGTTAAAAAAATCCTAATAACCCACCCCTTTTTCAAAGTGCCCAAGTTATCACTACAAGAGCTTAAGGAATTGGTGGAGCTAGGAGCCATCGCTGAGTTTGGCTACTGTACTATTTCCCCTATGTGGCATTACGCCACTATCGAGGAAGTTTTTATCGCCCTAAAAACTATTGGTATAGAGAACGCTGTCTTGATGAGCGATGCCGGCCAGAGGCATAATCCTTTCCCCCATGAGGCTTTGCGAATTTTTGCCCAGTGCTTGTATGAAAAAGGATTGAGTGAGAAAGAAATACGCCATCTCACCGTAGAAAAGCCGGCAGAACTTCTGGGAGAGGAAGTGAGGTGA
- a CDS encoding xanthine dehydrogenase family protein molybdopterin-binding subunit: MKKRGIGYGCMMYAIGFGFGRPDNAAASVEIGEDGTVTVLSGCADMGQGSTEMIALIVAEELGILPEDVQIFTADTATTPDAGPSTASRQTYVTGHAAKKAAAEVKESLIESAAELLGVKPEGITFRNREVYYNGEKTRLTMAEVAAHCRRTGRKFIGWGWHNITTPDVDPETNQGDAYAAYTFATQAAEVEVDTETGEVTVLRVVAAHDVGRAINPLAIEGQIEGGVAMGLGYALIEELILDQGRPLTPTLAEYLIPAAQDVPPVVSLIVEEEEPTGPFGAKGVGEPPNIPTAPAIINAIYNAVGVRITELPATPEKIRRQLKEKGY; this comes from the coding sequence ATGAAAAAGAGGGGTATAGGATATGGTTGCATGATGTATGCTATAGGTTTTGGTTTTGGTCGACCAGATAATGCGGCTGCTTCAGTAGAGATAGGGGAGGATGGAACGGTCACGGTACTGAGCGGTTGTGCAGATATGGGTCAAGGCTCGACTGAGATGATCGCCTTGATTGTGGCAGAAGAACTGGGTATTTTGCCTGAAGATGTGCAAATTTTTACCGCTGATACGGCCACTACTCCTGATGCGGGTCCCAGCACAGCTAGCAGGCAAACTTACGTTACTGGGCATGCTGCCAAGAAAGCAGCGGCTGAAGTAAAGGAGAGCCTTATTGAGAGCGCCGCGGAACTACTAGGGGTTAAACCGGAAGGCATTACCTTTAGGAACAGGGAAGTGTACTATAACGGAGAAAAAACCCGGCTGACTATGGCTGAGGTAGCTGCTCATTGCCGACGTACAGGCCGCAAATTTATCGGTTGGGGATGGCATAACATCACCACCCCTGACGTAGATCCAGAAACCAATCAAGGAGATGCCTATGCTGCTTATACCTTTGCTACCCAGGCAGCTGAAGTGGAAGTAGATACAGAAACAGGAGAGGTAACTGTTTTGCGGGTAGTGGCTGCCCACGATGTAGGAAGAGCTATCAATCCCTTAGCCATTGAAGGTCAGATCGAAGGTGGGGTAGCCATGGGGCTGGGTTATGCCCTTATAGAGGAACTAATTTTAGACCAGGGTCGACCTTTAACTCCAACACTAGCGGAGTACTTGATACCTGCAGCCCAGGATGTGCCGCCTGTTGTCAGCCTAATTGTAGAAGAAGAGGAACCTACAGGTCCCTTTGGAGCTAAGGGAGTTGGCGAGCCACCTAATATCCCTACAGCGCCAGCTATTATTAATGCTATTTATAACGCGGTAGGGGTAAGAATTACTGAATTGCCTGCGACACCAGAAAAGATTCGGCGGCAATTAAAGGAGAAAGGCTATTAA
- a CDS encoding 4Fe-4S binding protein produces MAELQVNFAGVNFRNPLVLASATPGWDGLRLKKAGEAGFGAVIPKTIGPIQDWAVHPRNGRLFLYRVGNRPVGMINLELFTTKTREEWIARDLALAREGGAKIFASILAMPEPEQTAELASQVEATGLVDLFELNVSCPMPASTVGMHIGKNPELTYRQVKAAKGAIKLPLSVKLTPNVADMVEIAQAAVEAGVDAITISNSIRSFAGVDIETGRPYLRGYGGYTGPAIKPIIMRHFSEVARAVKVPLSAVGGVSSWREVVEYIMLGATTVQIATTIMWEGLGKVQKILDGLSEFMDRKGYRTIEDFRGIALPYIKTVEELAQEPPRFATIDQERCNNCDICSRVCFYGAIRQEEGRTWADKASCDGCGLCVQWCPVGAIELKE; encoded by the coding sequence GTGGCGGAACTACAAGTAAATTTTGCAGGAGTAAATTTTCGCAACCCTTTAGTGCTGGCTTCAGCTACACCTGGCTGGGATGGATTAAGGTTAAAAAAAGCAGGAGAGGCAGGGTTTGGGGCTGTAATACCCAAAACCATTGGCCCTATTCAGGACTGGGCTGTTCATCCCCGGAATGGTCGCTTGTTTCTTTACCGTGTAGGGAACCGGCCTGTCGGAATGATTAACCTGGAATTATTTACTACCAAAACCCGAGAAGAATGGATCGCCCGAGATCTGGCTTTGGCTCGCGAAGGTGGGGCGAAGATATTTGCTAGCATCTTGGCCATGCCAGAACCGGAACAGACTGCGGAATTAGCCAGTCAAGTAGAGGCTACTGGTTTAGTAGATCTTTTTGAGTTAAATGTTTCTTGTCCGATGCCCGCTTCTACAGTAGGTATGCACATTGGAAAAAATCCTGAGCTAACCTACCGGCAGGTTAAAGCGGCTAAAGGAGCTATTAAATTACCTCTCTCAGTTAAATTGACCCCTAACGTAGCGGATATGGTGGAAATTGCCCAGGCGGCAGTGGAGGCTGGGGTTGATGCCATTACCATTAGTAATTCAATCCGCTCTTTTGCCGGCGTAGATATTGAAACTGGTAGACCTTATCTAAGGGGTTATGGTGGTTATACCGGCCCGGCTATAAAGCCCATTATTATGCGCCATTTCTCGGAAGTAGCCAGGGCTGTGAAAGTACCCCTTTCTGCTGTGGGTGGTGTAAGTAGCTGGCGCGAAGTGGTGGAATATATCATGCTGGGGGCCACCACTGTCCAGATCGCAACAACTATCATGTGGGAAGGCTTAGGCAAAGTCCAGAAGATCTTGGACGGCTTATCCGAGTTTATGGACCGCAAGGGCTACCGTACCATTGAAGATTTCCGCGGTATCGCGCTGCCGTATATAAAGACTGTTGAAGAGCTGGCCCAGGAACCTCCTCGTTTTGCTACCATCGATCAAGAGCGTTGCAATAACTGTGATATTTGCTCCAGGGTATGCTTTTATGGTGCCATCCGCCAAGAAGAAGGCCGGACATGGGCAGACAAAGCATCATGTGATGGGTGTGGCTTATGCGTCCAGTGGTGCCCTGTTGGAGCTATTGAACTTAAGGAATAG
- a CDS encoding MBL fold metallo-hydrolase encodes MRLIILGCYTPYPPPGGACLGYLLKGEKTQVLLEFGSGVMARLQEFIPFWELDAILLSHLHGDHMSDLGVYRYAADQAIIEGKRRSPIPVWALPEPEEVFATFTYKEALRSQKIEPGQEITIGEFTFTFLLTRHALPCVAMRITDGNKTLVYTGDTEYFGELVDFAKGADLLLAEATYLGVDLETGATGHLSAGQAAQIAHEAGVKRLILTHLRSWYKVSDLLGEARGLFPYSQVAVERAIVEV; translated from the coding sequence ATGCGCTTGATTATCCTTGGATGCTACACTCCTTACCCTCCCCCAGGGGGAGCCTGCCTGGGATACCTCCTTAAGGGAGAAAAAACCCAGGTTCTCTTGGAGTTCGGAAGCGGCGTTATGGCCCGGTTGCAGGAGTTCATTCCCTTCTGGGAATTGGACGCTATACTCCTTTCCCACCTGCACGGGGATCACATGAGCGACCTTGGTGTTTACCGTTATGCCGCAGATCAGGCTATAATAGAAGGAAAAAGGAGAAGCCCTATACCTGTCTGGGCTTTACCAGAGCCAGAAGAGGTATTTGCTACCTTTACCTACAAGGAAGCCTTAAGAAGTCAGAAGATAGAGCCTGGCCAAGAGATTACCATAGGAGAGTTCACCTTTACGTTTCTTCTTACCCGACATGCTCTTCCCTGTGTAGCTATGCGCATAACTGACGGTAATAAAACCTTGGTCTATACTGGGGATACAGAATACTTTGGGGAGCTGGTTGACTTCGCCAAGGGAGCCGACCTATTGCTGGCGGAAGCTACATATCTTGGGGTAGACTTAGAGACAGGAGCCACAGGTCACCTATCAGCCGGTCAGGCCGCCCAGATAGCTCATGAGGCAGGGGTGAAAAGACTCATCCTTACCCACCTGCGTTCCTGGTATAAGGTTAGTGACTTACTGGGAGAAGCTAGAGGTTTATTCCCGTATTCCCAGGTGGCAGTAGAAAGGGCTATAGTGGAAGTCTGA
- a CDS encoding maleate cis-trans isomerase family protein: MHQRLGLIVPSSNSVMEVDFYRNLPHHITLHVARMYLKDTTVEGEEEMLDIHFPRALQDLVTVQPHAIVFGCTSAGALRGNAYDKELCRQISEVAGCPAVSTVASVRVTLKNRGIKRVAVVTPYVDALNYRIEQSLRDDGLEVVVIAGLGIDYNFAIADVPPEEILAFALKTIDKHSAEGIFISCTNFRAMEIKDRLEYLTGLPVVTSNQAALEEALRVLSDIETHK; the protein is encoded by the coding sequence TTGCACCAACGCTTAGGTTTAATAGTTCCTTCTTCAAATTCAGTTATGGAGGTCGACTTTTACCGCAATTTACCACATCACATTACCCTTCATGTGGCACGTATGTATCTAAAAGATACTACGGTCGAAGGTGAAGAGGAAATGCTTGATATACATTTTCCTCGCGCCTTACAAGATTTAGTTACTGTACAACCTCATGCTATTGTTTTTGGTTGTACTTCTGCAGGAGCACTGAGGGGTAATGCATATGATAAGGAATTATGCCGGCAGATAAGTGAAGTAGCCGGTTGCCCAGCGGTTAGTACTGTTGCCAGCGTAAGGGTTACTTTAAAGAATCGCGGTATTAAAAGGGTAGCGGTGGTTACCCCATATGTAGATGCTTTAAATTATCGGATTGAGCAGAGCTTAAGGGATGATGGATTGGAAGTAGTTGTTATTGCTGGCTTGGGGATCGATTATAATTTTGCTATTGCAGATGTACCCCCAGAAGAAATTTTGGCTTTTGCCTTAAAGACTATAGATAAACATAGCGCGGAAGGTATCTTTATTTCCTGTACTAACTTTCGGGCTATGGAGATTAAAGATCGGTTGGAATACTTAACTGGTTTACCTGTAGTTACTAGTAATCAGGCTGCGCTGGAAGAAGCTTTGAGAGTTTTAAGTGACATTGAAACTCATAAATAA
- a CDS encoding molybdopterin cofactor-binding domain-containing protein — MSGRQISLIVNGQRVTATVDPGLTLLRFLRENLRLTGTKEGCGQGECGACTVLVNNQAVNSCLIPVVAVDGCEVVTIEGLARDGELDPLQQAFIDEGAIQCGFCTPGAIMSAKALLLSNPKPTEEEIREALSGNLCRCTGYQKIIRAVKVASGQIPPIEVSPSSSYSIIGQKVRRRDAVEKATGKAVYADDISLPGMLYGKALRSAYAHALLKGIDYSRAQKIPGVVAILTARDIPGINRYGLVYLDQPVLADDKVRCVGDAVALVVAESEKAAEEALELIKVDYEELPGVFSAEEALRPGAPLVHEKGNLVQHTKVRKGDVEKGFSQSDVIVERTFRTQAVKHIYLEPECSVAAIDHQGNLTVWTSTQYVFRDRRQIAPVLGLPVNKVRVVQMTTGGGFGGKDDITTEILAGLAALKTGRPVKVRFTREESMRGAATKRHPMTIKARLGASREGKLLALEGEIYADTGAYVSLGVYVVKKAGLHLSGPYYIPNIKVDTYTVYTNNPPSGAMRGFGVVQAAFVHESLMDLLAEKLGMDPWEIRYKNALEPGLSTGTGHVLKHGVGIKATLRAVKEYLEAHPLEEGAPEVGVKQK, encoded by the coding sequence GTGTCCGGTCGCCAGATCAGCTTAATTGTTAATGGGCAGCGGGTAACTGCTACAGTGGACCCAGGGCTAACCTTGCTCCGTTTCTTACGGGAAAACTTGAGATTAACCGGTACCAAGGAAGGTTGCGGTCAGGGTGAATGTGGTGCCTGTACGGTGCTGGTTAATAACCAGGCGGTGAATTCCTGTTTAATTCCCGTAGTGGCCGTAGATGGCTGTGAAGTGGTTACCATTGAAGGATTAGCCCGCGATGGGGAGTTGGATCCTCTCCAACAGGCTTTTATCGATGAAGGTGCTATCCAGTGTGGTTTCTGCACGCCAGGTGCTATTATGTCAGCTAAGGCCTTGCTTTTATCCAATCCTAAACCCACGGAAGAAGAAATTAGGGAAGCATTATCCGGTAACTTATGCCGCTGCACAGGTTACCAGAAAATAATTCGCGCCGTTAAAGTGGCTTCTGGCCAGATCCCTCCGATAGAAGTATCACCCTCTTCTAGTTATAGCATTATCGGCCAGAAAGTGCGCCGCCGCGACGCAGTGGAAAAAGCCACGGGGAAAGCTGTTTATGCCGATGATATTTCCTTACCTGGGATGCTTTACGGGAAAGCTTTGCGGAGCGCTTATGCCCATGCCCTCCTCAAAGGGATAGATTATTCACGTGCCCAAAAAATCCCCGGGGTTGTAGCTATATTAACGGCACGGGATATCCCCGGCATTAACCGTTATGGCCTCGTGTATTTGGACCAGCCGGTACTGGCCGATGATAAGGTTCGATGTGTAGGAGATGCAGTAGCGCTGGTAGTAGCAGAAAGCGAGAAGGCAGCAGAAGAAGCGCTGGAGCTTATTAAAGTAGACTACGAGGAACTACCGGGTGTATTTTCGGCAGAGGAAGCCTTGCGACCTGGTGCCCCTTTGGTACATGAGAAGGGAAATCTGGTTCAGCACACCAAGGTTAGAAAAGGGGATGTAGAAAAAGGCTTTAGTCAAAGTGACGTTATAGTAGAAAGGACTTTTCGAACCCAAGCCGTTAAACATATCTATCTAGAGCCAGAATGTAGCGTTGCCGCTATAGATCACCAGGGAAATCTCACTGTATGGACTTCTACCCAGTATGTCTTCCGCGACCGGCGGCAGATCGCTCCCGTTCTAGGCCTGCCAGTGAATAAAGTAAGGGTGGTACAAATGACCACCGGCGGGGGCTTTGGAGGTAAAGATGATATTACTACAGAAATTTTGGCTGGCTTAGCTGCCTTAAAAACAGGTCGCCCGGTTAAAGTTCGTTTTACCCGGGAAGAGTCCATGCGGGGGGCTGCCACCAAGCGCCATCCCATGACTATTAAGGCACGTTTAGGAGCTAGCCGGGAGGGGAAGTTGCTGGCGCTGGAAGGGGAGATTTACGCCGATACGGGTGCTTATGTTTCCCTTGGCGTTTATGTAGTAAAAAAGGCTGGTCTCCATCTCAGCGGGCCCTATTATATTCCCAACATTAAAGTAGACACCTATACGGTTTATACTAACAATCCCCCATCCGGAGCCATGCGCGGTTTTGGTGTAGTACAGGCAGCCTTTGTGCATGAGTCTCTCATGGACCTTCTGGCGGAAAAGCTGGGGATGGATCCCTGGGAGATTAGGTACAAAAACGCTCTAGAGCCGGGGTTAAGTACCGGTACAGGTCATGTCTTAAAGCATGGTGTAGGTATTAAGGCTACTCTACGGGCCGTCAAGGAATATTTAGAAGCGCATCCATTAGAAGAGGGTGCTCCCGAGGTGGGGGTGAAACAGAAATGA
- a CDS encoding branched-chain amino acid ABC transporter permease encodes MEGLAQSIANGIIISGTYALLAVGLTLIFGFMELVNFAHGELYMLGAYFTFTFTVLLGFPYWVALLLSIISVMVLAYILDLALFRPLRDQDILVRMLTTVGLMVAFQNLALLIWDPVPKRVPVPLQLPPLIIGSIHLSALHLIVVVIAIILIIGFHLFMQYTNIGMAMRATFQDREVASAYGVDVNRVYGYTFALGAGMAAAGGALLSTIYLVTPTMGSMATTKAFAVVILGGLGNFVGAIVGAFILGISETLAATYIASGYKDAIAFILLVMILLLKPAGILGKARGVE; translated from the coding sequence ATGGAAGGTTTGGCTCAATCTATAGCTAACGGAATTATTATTAGTGGCACCTATGCCTTGTTAGCGGTAGGATTAACCTTGATTTTTGGATTTATGGAACTAGTAAACTTTGCCCATGGAGAATTATATATGTTAGGCGCTTACTTTACCTTTACTTTTACTGTGCTTTTAGGATTTCCTTATTGGGTTGCTTTATTACTTTCGATAATTAGTGTAATGGTATTGGCCTATATACTCGATTTAGCTTTATTTCGCCCCTTAAGAGATCAAGATATTTTAGTACGTATGTTAACTACAGTGGGTCTTATGGTTGCTTTTCAGAATTTAGCACTTCTTATATGGGATCCAGTACCTAAAAGGGTACCGGTTCCTCTTCAACTTCCACCGTTAATAATAGGTTCCATACATCTTTCTGCTCTTCATCTTATAGTAGTAGTGATAGCAATAATCCTAATTATTGGGTTTCATCTATTTATGCAATATACAAATATAGGAATGGCCATGAGAGCTACTTTTCAGGATCGTGAAGTAGCAAGTGCTTACGGAGTAGATGTTAATCGGGTTTATGGGTATACATTTGCTTTAGGTGCTGGGATGGCAGCAGCTGGAGGGGCGTTGCTTTCCACAATCTATCTTGTTACTCCCACAATGGGTTCTATGGCTACTACAAAAGCCTTTGCTGTAGTTATTCTGGGAGGCTTAGGAAATTTTGTGGGGGCTATAGTAGGAGCATTTATTTTAGGAATAAGTGAGACGTTAGCCGCTACTTATATTGCCTCAGGTTATAAGGATGCTATAGCTTTTATCTTACTAGTAATGATCTTGCTGCTTAAACCTGCAGGGATTCTGGGTAAGGCAAGAGGAGTGGAATAA
- a CDS encoding FAD binding domain-containing protein has protein sequence MWEEYYRPSTLEEALEILASCKGEARVIAGGTDLILDIKKGSKKAKYLVDIRNIDGINVIEEKGDKLYLGAGVTHTQAATSPLVRNKATALAEAASQVGSVQIRNVGTIVGNIVNAQPAADTAVALVALEAEAEIAFTDGSKQLVKVEELYEGPGKSKVDSTSSIVTGIYIPLRERSKSVFKRLARRKSLALPVINVAVTVVLEEGNRVSYAGVAAGPVGPQPQRLKEVEEFLWGKVLTASVIKEAAQLAARLAQPRDSVLRGSKEYRRELLRVLITRSLQSLATTA, from the coding sequence ATGTGGGAAGAGTATTATCGTCCTTCTACCTTAGAGGAAGCTTTAGAGATACTTGCCTCGTGTAAAGGAGAAGCAAGGGTTATAGCTGGCGGAACTGATCTGATACTGGATATTAAAAAGGGTAGCAAAAAAGCCAAGTACTTGGTTGATATTCGGAATATCGACGGGATAAATGTTATCGAAGAAAAAGGAGATAAACTTTATCTGGGCGCTGGTGTTACTCATACTCAAGCAGCAACTAGTCCCTTAGTAAGAAACAAAGCCACTGCTCTAGCTGAGGCCGCTTCACAGGTGGGGAGTGTGCAAATTCGTAATGTAGGTACCATAGTAGGAAATATTGTTAATGCCCAACCTGCGGCTGATACTGCAGTGGCCCTGGTAGCCTTGGAAGCGGAAGCAGAGATAGCCTTCACGGATGGTAGTAAACAGCTAGTAAAGGTAGAGGAGCTATATGAGGGGCCAGGGAAATCCAAAGTAGATAGTACTTCCAGTATAGTGACAGGTATATATATTCCGTTACGAGAGAGAAGCAAATCGGTGTTTAAACGACTGGCACGCCGGAAGAGTTTAGCTTTACCTGTAATAAATGTGGCAGTAACAGTAGTACTGGAAGAAGGAAATCGTGTTTCTTATGCTGGAGTAGCTGCTGGACCAGTTGGACCCCAACCTCAGCGGCTAAAAGAAGTAGAGGAATTTCTCTGGGGGAAGGTTCTTACAGCTTCTGTGATAAAGGAAGCCGCTCAGCTAGCAGCAAGGTTAGCCCAGCCTAGGGATTCGGTGCTACGAGGTAGCAAGGAATATCGAAGAGAACTATTGCGGGTATTAATTACTCGCAGTTTGCAGTCACTGGCTACTACAGCTTAA
- a CDS encoding PucR family transcriptional regulator, with product MPLTVRQALNIGPLRRARVIAGTQGLENEITFVNIMEVPEVARWMKGGELLLTAGYALKDNPQLRQRIVYDLVGKGVAAFGIKPGQYLHNVPEDMAEHADKMGLPLLEIPPDVPYMDIMLPIFELLINEQLYRHRRAEEIHDLLLNVLLGGTGLQGVCKALAQFTTNPVFIFSHGACLGAGYPPLPNGQLLPAYGDILEVIFKETSKELRELPPHRAALLRLRPDLPESVVVPVATQGSIDGYLVILQSNRQLDDVEIRGIEAGATIVALEFAKEKAVAETELRLRGELLEELLERRIENPEIIMKRAACLGINLAGKLAVLIVGFDPGYQVSNYRLDLQSEIIHLLRSRFSHHPGGILVVSKGNQVVGLLRFYADTEKELSRRLREILSLARARFPRVRMAIGVGRPYEGLHYIRTSYDEAQLALKVAWERGSPGEPVFFTELGAWRILFNLKELPSVHEFCQEYIGKLQDYDAQNNTDLVGTLACYLQNDGNLRKTAQALFVHKNSVIYRIKKIEEITGLNLNEAENRFALMMALKLAQLISG from the coding sequence ATGCCCCTTACCGTCCGGCAAGCTTTGAATATAGGGCCCCTACGGCGGGCACGCGTAATTGCCGGTACTCAGGGATTGGAAAACGAGATAACTTTTGTAAACATTATGGAGGTCCCTGAAGTAGCTCGGTGGATGAAAGGTGGCGAGCTATTATTAACTGCTGGTTATGCCTTAAAAGACAATCCCCAGTTGCGCCAGAGGATTGTATATGACTTGGTTGGTAAGGGTGTAGCTGCTTTTGGGATTAAGCCGGGCCAGTATCTTCATAATGTGCCGGAAGATATGGCAGAACATGCCGATAAGATGGGTTTGCCTTTACTTGAGATCCCGCCTGATGTTCCTTACATGGATATTATGCTACCTATATTTGAATTGCTAATTAACGAACAACTTTACCGGCATCGCCGGGCTGAAGAAATTCACGATCTTCTTCTTAATGTACTGCTTGGCGGGACTGGCCTGCAAGGTGTCTGCAAAGCCCTGGCCCAGTTTACTACTAATCCTGTCTTTATCTTTAGCCATGGGGCTTGCCTAGGGGCTGGTTATCCTCCTTTACCTAATGGGCAGCTCTTGCCTGCCTATGGGGATATCTTGGAAGTTATTTTTAAGGAAACTTCAAAAGAATTAAGAGAGTTACCTCCCCACCGTGCAGCTCTATTACGTTTAAGGCCTGACTTGCCGGAAAGCGTTGTTGTACCGGTCGCTACCCAAGGAAGTATCGATGGTTATTTAGTTATTCTCCAAAGCAATCGTCAGTTAGATGATGTAGAAATACGAGGGATTGAAGCAGGGGCTACCATAGTGGCACTGGAGTTTGCCAAAGAGAAGGCTGTGGCAGAAACAGAACTCCGTCTTCGGGGAGAGCTACTTGAGGAGTTACTAGAGAGGAGAATAGAAAACCCTGAAATAATAATGAAACGAGCTGCTTGTTTGGGTATAAACTTGGCTGGTAAACTGGCAGTATTAATAGTGGGTTTTGACCCGGGATACCAGGTATCTAATTACCGGCTGGACCTCCAGTCCGAGATAATTCATCTCTTGCGCTCTCGTTTCTCGCACCACCCAGGAGGTATATTGGTGGTAAGCAAGGGGAATCAAGTAGTAGGGTTGTTACGCTTCTATGCTGACACGGAAAAGGAATTGTCTAGGCGTTTACGGGAAATTTTGAGTTTAGCCAGGGCCAGGTTTCCCCGGGTAAGGATGGCCATAGGCGTGGGTAGGCCATATGAAGGCTTACACTATATTAGAACTTCTTATGATGAGGCCCAGCTGGCCTTAAAGGTTGCTTGGGAAAGGGGAAGCCCAGGGGAACCAGTATTTTTTACCGAGCTAGGGGCGTGGCGTATACTTTTTAATCTTAAAGAGCTTCCTTCTGTACACGAGTTTTGCCAGGAATATATCGGCAAGCTCCAGGATTATGATGCTCAAAATAATACCGACTTGGTGGGTACGCTGGCTTGCTATTTACAAAATGATGGTAACTTGCGTAAAACCGCCCAAGCTCTATTTGTCCATAAAAACTCTGTTATTTACCGTATAAAAAAGATTGAAGAAATCACGGGGCTTAATTTAAACGAAGCAGAAAATCGATTTGCCCTAATGATGGCCTTAAAGTTAGCTCAGTTAATTTCAGGGTAA